From Onychostoma macrolepis isolate SWU-2019 chromosome 05, ASM1243209v1, whole genome shotgun sequence, one genomic window encodes:
- the LOC131540323 gene encoding uncharacterized protein LOC131540323 — protein sequence MGNYEPSTRRTTADESDIILVFCPIVSRAGTDIEAALNNLVYSTGSQLTVLVVLHHTFDPEKILPDSSRCVNRTDILTVDCLFYEDTGLLKCQKNSDAVDKVVNWLLQQVRKTGVNIFPRQREKMETEINSKEKMETEINNDFQIVFSEESQSDSTIRYHLSPEISAVDMEIRWFKETECVCFYKNTRLIEGESYKGIMRLCIEELERGIVSLQLKNVRESYVGDYLCQVTRGNRTAEISIRKSLKTNDEVPQKTTKWCRQIDKIWTDEERIKWQILHYWQFSTG from the exons ATGGGAAACTACGAACCTAGTACAA GAAGGACGACAGCGGACGAGAGTgacattattttagttttctgtCCTATTGTTTCTCGAGCTGGAACTGACATTGAAGCAGCACTGAACAATTTAGTTTACTCTACAG GTTCTCAGCTAACTGTTCTAGTGGTGCTTCATCACACGTTTGACCCAGAGAAAATACTCCCAGACAGCAGCAGATGTGTCAACAGGACAGACATACTCACAGTGGACTGTCTGTTCTATGAGGATACAGGATTACTGAAGTGTCAGAAGAATTCAGATGCAGTTGACAAAGTTGTGAACTGGTTATTACAGCAGGT GAGGAAAACAGGTGTCAACATCTTTCCACGTCAGA GAGAGAAAATGGAGACTGAAATCAACAGTAA AGAGAAAATGGAGACTGAAATCAACA ATGACTTTCAGATAGTTTTCTCTGAAGAATCTCAATCAGATTCCACCATTCGGTATCACCTATCTCCTGAAATCAGTGCTGTCGATATGGAGATCAGAtggtttaaggaaacagaatgtgtgtgtttctataAGAACACACGGTTGATAGAGGGGGAGAGTTATAAAGGCATAATGAGGCTATGCATTGAGGAGCTGGAGAGAGGAATTGTGTCCTTACAGCTGAAGAATGTCAGAGAATCATATGTTGGTGATTACCTGTGTCAGGTCACCAGAGGAAACAGGACAGCGGAGATATCAATAAGGAAAT CATTAAAGACCAATGATGAAGTGCCTCAAAAAACAACCAAATGGTGTAGACAG